The Bos taurus isolate L1 Dominette 01449 registration number 42190680 breed Hereford chromosome 18, ARS-UCD2.0, whole genome shotgun sequence genome has a window encoding:
- the COG4 gene encoding conserved oligomeric Golgi complex subunit 4 yields the protein MADLDSPQKLSGVPRPPDGVGGGSCSEISTELIRSLTDLQELEAVYERLCGEEKVVERELDALLEQQNTIESKMVTLHRMGPNLQLIEGDAKQLAGMITFTCNLAENVSSKVRQLDLAKNRLYQAIQRADDILDLKFCMDGVQTALRNEDYEQAAAHIHRYLCLDKSVIELSRQGKEGSMIDANLKLLQEAEQRLKAIVTEKFAVATKEGDLPQVERFFKIFPLLGLHEEGLSKFSEYLCKQVASKAEENLLLVLGTDMSDRRAAVIFADTLTLLFEGIARIVETHQPIVETYYGPGRLYTLIKYLQVECDRQVEKVVDKFIKQRDYRQQFRHVQSNLMRNSTSEKIEPRELDPILTEVTLMNARSELYLRFLRKRISSDFEVGDSMASEEVKQEHQKCLDKLLNNCLLSCTMQELIGLYITMEEYFMRETVNKAVALDTYEKGQLTSSMVDDVFYIVKKCIGRALSSSSIDCLCAMINLATTELESDFRDVLCHKLRMGFPATTLQDIQRGVTSAVSIMHSSLQQGKFDTKGIESTDEAKLSFLVTLNNVEVCSENISTLKKTLESDCTKLFSQGIGGEQAQAKFDSCLSDLAAVSGKFRDLLQEGLTELNSTAIKPQVQPWINTFLSVSHNIEEEEFSDYEANDPWVQQFILNLEQQMAEFKAGLSPVIYDSLTSLMTSLVAVELEKVVLKSTFNRLGGLQFDKELRSLIAYLTTVTTWTIRDKFARLSQMATILNLERVTEILDYWGANSGPLTWRLTPAEVRQVLALRIDFRSEDIKRLRL from the exons ATGGCAGACCTCGATTCCCCTCAGAAGCTGTCAGGCGTGCCTCGGCCGCCTGACGGGGTGGGAGGAGGCAGCTGCTCAGAAATCTCCACTGAGCTCATTCGCTCCCTGACCGATCTGCAGGAGCTGGAGGCTGTGTACGAACGGCTCTGCGGCGAGGAG AAAGTGGTGGAGAGAGAGCTGGATGCTCTTTTGGAGCAGCAAAATACCATTGAAAGTAAAATGGTCACCCTCCACCGGATGGG TCCAAATCTACAGTTGATTGAAGGAGATGCAAAGCAGCTGGCTGGAATGATCACCTTTACCTGCAACCTAGCTGAGAATGTGTCAAGCAAAGTCCGTCAGCTTGACCTGGCCAAG AATCGCCTCTATCAAGCCATTCAGAGAGCTGATGATATCTTGGACCTGAAGTTCTGTATGGATGGAGTTCAGACTGCTTTGAGAAATGAAGATTATGAGCAGGCTGCAGCCCACATTCATCGCTACTTGTGCCTGGACAAGTCAGTCATCGAGCTCAGCCGACAGGGCAAAGAAG GCAGCATGATTGATGCCAACCTGAAACTGCTGCAGGAAGCTGAGCAGCGTCTTAAAGCCATTGTCACAGAGAAGTTTGCCGTTGCCACAAAGGAAGGGGATCTGCCCCAGGTGGAGCGCTTCTTCAAGATCTTCCCACTGCTGGGCTTGCATGAGGAGGGATTAAGCAAGTTCTCAGAATATCTTTGCAAGCAG GTGGCCAGTAAAGCTGAGGAGAACCTCCTGTTGGTTTTAGGCACAGACATGAGTGATCGAAGAGCTGCAGTCATCTTTGCAGATACACTGACTCTTCTGTTTGAAG GAATTGCCCGAATTGTGGAGACCCATCAGCCAATAGTGGAAACATACTATGGGCCAGGCAGACTTTATACCCTGATAAAATACCTGCAGGTGGAATGTGACAGACAGGTAGAGAAGGTGGTCGACAAGTTCATCAAGCAGAGGGACTACCGACAGCAG TTTCGGCATGTCCAGAGCAACTTGATGAGAAATTCTACATCAGAAAAAATAGAGCCAAG GGAACTGGATCCTATCCTGACTGAGGTCACCCTGATGAATGCCCGCAGTGAGCTGTACCTACGCTTCCTCAGGAAAAGGATCAGCTCAGATTTTGAGGTGGGGGACTCCATGGCCTCAGAAGAAGTCAAACAAG AGCACCAGAAGTGCCTGGACAAACTCCTCAATAACTGCCTACTGAGCTGCACCATGCAGGAGCTCATTGGTCTATATATCACCATGGAGGAGTACTTCATGAGGGAGACTGTCAACAAG GCTGTGGCCCTGGACACCTATGAGAAGGGCCAGTTGACATCCAGCATGGTGGATGACGTCTTCTACATTGTTAAGAAGTGCATCGGGCGGGCCCTGTCTAGCTCCAGCATCGACTGCCTCTGCGCCATGATCAACCTCGCCACCACAGAGCTGGAGTCTGACTTCAG GGACGTCCTGTGTCACAAGCTGCGGATGGGCTTCCCAGCCACCACCCTGCAGGACATCCAGCGTGGAGTGACCAGTGCCGTGAGCATCATGCACAGCAGCCTCCAGCAGGGCAAGTTCGACACCAAAGGCATCGAGAGCACCGACGAGGCCAAGCTGTCCTTTCTG GTGACGCTGAACAACGTGGAAGTCTGCAGCGAAAACATCTCCACTTTGAAAAAGACACTGGAG AGTGACTGCACCAAGCTGTTCAGCCAGGGCATTGGAGGGGAGCAGGCCCAGGCCAAGTTTGACAGCTGCCTTTCTGACTTGGCTGCCGTGTCCGGCAAATTCCGAGACCTCTTGCAG GAAGGGCTCACAGAGCTGAACAGCACAGCCATCAAGCCGCAGGTGCAGCCTTGGATCAACaccttcctctctgtctcccacAATATCGAGGAG GAGGAATTCAGTGACTATGAGGCCAACGATCCTTGGGTTCAACAGTTCATCCTTAATCTGGAGCAGCAAATGGCCGAGTTCAAG GCCGGCCTGTCCCCAGTCATCTACGACAGCCTGACCAGCCTCATGACCAGCCTTGTCGCAGTTGAGTTGGAGAAAGTGGTGCTGAAGTCCACCTTCAACCGG CTGGGCGGTCTACAGTTTGACAAGGAGCTGAGGTCACTCATTGCCTACCTCACCACGGTGACCACCTGGACCATCCGAGACAAGTTTGCCCGGCTCTCCCAGATGGCCACGATCCTCAATCTGGAGCGG GTGACCGAGATCCTGGATTACTGGGGCGCCAACTCGGGCCCGCTGACGTGGCGCCTCACGCCTGCTGAAGTGCGCCAGGTGCTGGCCCTGCGCATAGACTTCCGCAGCGAGGACATCAAGAGGCTGCGCCTGTAG